From the Streptomyces pluripotens genome, one window contains:
- a CDS encoding ISL3 family transposase, giving the protein MLNDTTLLLDLDGVSVVRVERLAGGIRRVHLATADDRARACPACGVFATRVKGSAVTRPRDLPYGESGLEFRWHKRRWWCREAGCPRRSFTEQIPQLPAGARITMRLRGAAGRRIRDAASTVIQAARDLRLSWPTVMDAFRAVANEVTDAPLPEVKVLGIDETRRGRPRWEQDPATGKWMLTRDRWHTGFVDALGTGGLLGQVEGRTVADVLAWLTATPLTWRKSIEYVTIDMSATYRAAVRTGLPQATVVVDHFHVVQLANKMLSMVRRRTTAETRGRRGRASDPEWKARRRLLRNREDLTDEQFATMWNTLLGEGRIGQTLLTAWIAKENLRNLLALARTGADRHQVGHARWKFLTWCADSDIPEVRQLSVTVDRWWAEIAAFIDTGHSNAKSEGINRVIKLVARNAFGLRNADNQRLRTRCVTTRRARGHLRTAQL; this is encoded by the coding sequence TTGCTCAACGATACGACGTTGCTGCTCGACCTCGACGGGGTGTCCGTCGTCCGGGTCGAGCGGCTGGCGGGCGGGATACGCCGGGTCCACTTGGCCACGGCCGATGACAGGGCCCGGGCGTGCCCGGCCTGCGGGGTGTTCGCCACCAGAGTGAAGGGCTCGGCGGTGACCCGGCCCCGCGATCTGCCGTACGGCGAGAGCGGACTGGAGTTCCGCTGGCACAAGCGCCGCTGGTGGTGCCGGGAGGCCGGCTGTCCGCGCCGGTCCTTCACCGAGCAGATCCCGCAGCTACCGGCCGGCGCACGGATCACCATGCGACTGCGCGGTGCCGCCGGACGGCGAATACGCGACGCCGCCTCCACCGTCATCCAGGCCGCCCGGGATCTGCGTCTGTCCTGGCCGACCGTGATGGACGCCTTCCGCGCCGTCGCAAACGAGGTCACCGACGCCCCGCTGCCCGAGGTGAAGGTGCTGGGCATCGACGAGACCCGGCGCGGACGGCCGCGCTGGGAACAGGACCCCGCCACGGGCAAGTGGATGCTGACGCGCGACCGGTGGCATACGGGGTTCGTCGACGCGCTCGGCACCGGCGGCCTGCTCGGACAGGTCGAGGGCCGCACCGTCGCCGATGTGCTCGCCTGGCTCACCGCCACCCCGCTGACCTGGAGAAAGAGCATCGAGTACGTGACCATCGACATGTCGGCCACCTACCGCGCCGCCGTCCGCACCGGTCTCCCGCAAGCCACCGTCGTGGTCGACCACTTCCACGTCGTCCAGCTCGCCAACAAGATGCTGTCCATGGTCCGGCGCCGCACCACCGCCGAGACGCGCGGCCGACGCGGGCGCGCCAGTGACCCGGAATGGAAAGCCAGGCGGCGCCTGCTGCGCAACCGCGAGGACCTCACCGACGAGCAGTTCGCCACGATGTGGAACACGCTGCTGGGCGAGGGGAGGATCGGCCAGACCCTGCTGACGGCATGGATCGCCAAGGAGAACCTGCGCAACCTCCTCGCCTTGGCGAGAACCGGCGCCGACCGTCACCAAGTCGGCCACGCCCGCTGGAAGTTCCTCACATGGTGCGCGGACTCCGACATCCCCGAGGTGCGGCAGCTCTCCGTCACCGTCGACCGCTGGTGGGCCGAGATCGCCGCATTCATCGACACCGGGCACAGCAACGCCAAGAGCGAAGGCATCAACCGCGTGATCAAGCTCGTCGCCCGCAACGCGTTCGGCCTTCGCAATGCCGACAACCAGCGGCTACGGACACGCTGCGTCACCACCCGCCGAGCCCGCGGACACCTCCGCACCGCTCAACTTTGA
- a CDS encoding transposase, with amino-acid sequence MAGPIDVDASVWAKKGALAGSNPVDRGKGGSKLHVLSEAQRIPLAVAVSGANAHDSLPLKPLIRGIPAIRSHRGPQRRRPVKLRADQAYFSAAHLTWLRERGLVPRIARPGIESSERSGRHRWKIERSIAWLFGYRRLTVRLRAKGLPLPRPPGLATALTCCMKLAKLTT; translated from the coding sequence GTGGCGGGTCCGATTGACGTCGACGCGTCGGTGTGGGCGAAAAAAGGGGCGCTGGCCGGGTCGAACCCGGTCGATCGCGGCAAGGGGGGCAGCAAACTACACGTGCTCTCCGAGGCCCAGAGGATCCCTCTGGCTGTCGCGGTGTCCGGCGCGAACGCCCACGACAGCCTGCCCCTCAAGCCGCTGATCCGCGGTATACCCGCCATCCGCTCCCACCGCGGGCCACAGCGGCGCCGGCCGGTCAAGCTCCGCGCGGACCAGGCGTACTTCTCCGCCGCGCACCTCACCTGGCTGCGAGAGCGAGGGCTCGTCCCGCGCATCGCACGGCCCGGGATCGAATCGAGCGAGCGGTCCGGCCGGCATCGCTGGAAGATCGAGCGGTCGATCGCCTGGCTGTTCGGCTACCGCCGACTCACCGTCCGGTTACGAGCAAAAGGGCTCCCACTTCCTCGTCCCCCCGGCCTCGCAACCGCCCTCACCTGCTGCATGAAGCTCGCGAAACTCACCACGTGA